DNA sequence from the Nocardia sp. BMG111209 genome:
ATCGTGATGCCGCGGTGCCGCGACTCCACCGAGCCGGTGCGGCAGGCCAGCCAGACGAAATCGGCCTCGTGCCCGCCGGTGGTGAAGATCTTCTGGCCGTTGACGATCCAGTCGCCGTTACCGTCGCGCACGGCACCGGTCCGCAGGGCCGCCAGATCGGTGCCCGCCTCGGGCTCGGAATAGCCGATGGCGAAATGGATCTCGCCGGCCAGGATCCCGGGCAGGAAGCGGCGCTTCTGTTCCTCGGTACCGAACTGCTGCAGGGTGGGGCCGACCGTCAGCAGCGTCACCAGCGGCAGCGGCACATCCGCGCGCACCGCCTCGTTGTAGAAGATCTGCTGTTCGACGGGACCGAAACCCTGGCCGCCGAACTCCTTCGGCCAGCCGACGCCGAGCCGGCCGTCGCGGCCCATCCGGCGCACCACGGCGCGGTAGGCGTCGCCGTGCCGGTTCGCCGACATCTCGGCCGCCTCCTCGGCGGTCACCAGAGTGGTGAAGTACGAACGCAATTCGTCGCGCAACGCGCGCTGTTCGGTGGTCAGATCTATGAACATCTCGCCCCCAGCCGGTCCAGTCGCAACGATTCCCCGCCGAGCCAGCGGGTGATGTCCTTGGCCTGTGAGTAGTAGCGGTGCAGCGGATGGGTCATGTCGACCCCGATGCCGCCGTGCAGGTGATGGCACATCTGCATGGCCGCCGGCAGTTCCGCGGCGATGCAGTAGGCGAGCACGTCGAGATCGTCGTCGACGCGATCCGGATCGCCCTCGCCGCCGCGCAGTTGCGCCAGCGCCCAGTTCGCGGCCAGCGCGGCCGCGTGCAGGGTGCGCGAGGTGACGTAGATATCGCCGATCTCCTGTGCCACCGCCTGGAATTCGGCCAGCGGGCGGCCGAATTGGTGCCGGGTGCGCACGTGCTCGGTGGTGAGTTTCAGTGCGCCGGTGAGCAGTCCGTCGGCCACCGCGCCGAGACAGGCCAGCGCGCTGCGGTGCAGATCCGTCAGCGCGCTGCCGGACAGCAGATGTCCGGCCGGGATCGCCACCTCGTGCAGCCGGATCGAATATTCCGCCGCGCCGGTCGATGTGGGGCTCTCGCGGCGGTCCAGGCCCGCGGCGTCGGCGTCCACGACCGCCACTCCGGCATCGGTGGGCACCAGGATCCAGCCCGCCTGTTCGGCGTAGGGCACGCCGACCTTGTGGCCGGAGATCAGTACCTCGCCGCCGCGCGGTGTCGCGGTCGTGGCCGGGCTCGTCACGAAGGGCGAACCCGGTTCGTGCAGCGCCGCGGTCAGCACGGCGCCGCCGGCGACGGCGGGAAAAACCTTGTCCGCCAGATCGTCCGGAAGGTGACCGAGCAGCGGCAGCACCCCGAAGCCGAAGGTGGACAGGGCGGGAACGGCGACCGCGTCGGTGGCCAGTTCGGTCAGCAGCGCGGAGATCTCGGGCAGTCCCATCCCGTCGCCGCCGTACCGTTCGGGCAGGGCGACGGCGAGCAGTCCGCTGTCGACCAGCTCGGGCCACAACGAGATGTCGCGTTCGTGGTTGCGTTCCAGCAAACTCACGACGACCTCGGCGACCGCGTCTTGGCGGTAGTCGGTGGTGAAGTCCATGCGGTGCTCCAGGTTCAGATGCGGACTCTAGTGATGCGACTCGCGCGGCAGCCCGAGGATCCGTTCGGCGGCCACGGTCAGCAGGATCTGCTCGGTGCCGCCGGCGATCGACAGACACCGGGTGAGCAGGAATTCCTGCACCGCTTCGGATTCGAGAGCGCCTGCCGCACCCGCGAGTTCGACGGCGAATTCCGCGACCGCCTGCCGGTGCCGCACGCCGACCAGCTTGCGCACGCTGCTCTGCGGGCCGGGGTCGCCGCCGGCCAGCATCCGCTGCGCGGCACGGATTTCCAGC
Encoded proteins:
- a CDS encoding acyl-CoA dehydrogenase family protein, yielding MDFTTDYRQDAVAEVVVSLLERNHERDISLWPELVDSGLLAVALPERYGGDGMGLPEISALLTELATDAVAVPALSTFGFGVLPLLGHLPDDLADKVFPAVAGGAVLTAALHEPGSPFVTSPATTATPRGGEVLISGHKVGVPYAEQAGWILVPTDAGVAVVDADAAGLDRRESPTSTGAAEYSIRLHEVAIPAGHLLSGSALTDLHRSALACLGAVADGLLTGALKLTTEHVRTRHQFGRPLAEFQAVAQEIGDIYVTSRTLHAAALAANWALAQLRGGEGDPDRVDDDLDVLAYCIAAELPAAMQMCHHLHGGIGVDMTHPLHRYYSQAKDITRWLGGESLRLDRLGARCS